The following proteins are encoded in a genomic region of Nostoc edaphicum CCNP1411:
- a CDS encoding plasmid replication protein, CyRepA1 family codes for MKNLSSVLPSALNLLPVESLSEFASRIEREFLTGSAIAISLYTDNIRIVSDIEISAGGDVSTPIHDALNWKYTRFGHQAKPTLHAAIFFNEDGSPWQGKLSRPRTDAQKDKEQKYETPVGNGSRAYLPTVNRENRRLIANRYGVEVPPPGESFWDWLELHPEIPIIITEGGKKSLCLLSQGFVAIALYGINGGYRSKDLLGNPVKPYLIPDIARFAVKGRKITLAFDQDTNTLTQRRVNAATFRFSRLLTAAGSIVDIAIWDGQKGLCKGVDDLIVTKSVAAWSTALNQALSVTHWQLWQRLENRLTYEPSLKVTTADLSTLEIKDLPQSGIIALNSGKGTGKTKFMAKTTAHSPKLLAPSHRIALVQNLCARADLDYRGDLDKVNGNFIKGGAYSFRIGFCVDSLLAIDPKKFAGCDLMIDEIVQVVRHLLTSSTCDKDGKRPALLARFAELIRVARRIIVADADLNNPTLNYLWELRQNPDPIYLIYNDYQPKPYHVTFIQAKDKSAVINELIQNARNIEQGKALYVTTDSKATSKTTARLLQKEIPGIRILLVNSETSGNPDEKRFLKNPDAVLASGLYDVIICSPTVATGVSIEIPDFIEKVYGIFTGASSTDADMSQSLIRVRDNVDRIVWCAKRGTNYCKVSRSSNYLEIKAQLQQRTDATVSLVRSNLRPDIVEGIANFDWQSNPHVNLYARISAEQNYSMMNLSDALLIRLRHEGHQITIDNRESDKAVKLLLKSAKDEIKQIEAKDIVAAADLTYPEIALLESQEAVSPEDALAIRKYYLKDFYCLDELTLEDVLWDKEGRRRGELLNLEAQLYPELGLDRTAKSLEKQANWNQAVCPWDISGTALRRQMREAFGLNDFLDPNKEWTKADLKPYADKIRLYASEIYHHLNRTISDKMSDVQVVHQMLSQLGIKATFRWSRFEPGFEKQKIKVYRLEPETWSNLMSILVKRAARRERLNNLGESDGSSMSFNTQNDLGDPNQHHPKSLIETLIGQVCTVRGDVDQFLVQSKTLDSRARCQNLTNNTVVLLPFTELTLVDKD; via the coding sequence TTGAAAAATCTATCAAGTGTTCTACCATCTGCTCTAAACCTACTGCCAGTAGAAAGCTTAAGTGAGTTTGCCAGCCGAATTGAGCGAGAATTTCTTACCGGCTCTGCGATCGCAATTTCTCTGTACACTGATAACATCCGCATCGTCTCCGACATAGAAATTAGTGCTGGGGGGGATGTCTCAACCCCAATCCACGATGCACTGAACTGGAAATATACCAGATTTGGGCATCAAGCCAAACCCACACTCCACGCCGCAATATTTTTTAACGAAGACGGTAGCCCCTGGCAAGGCAAACTCAGTAGACCCAGGACTGATGCTCAAAAAGACAAAGAGCAAAAATACGAAACCCCAGTTGGCAACGGCTCACGGGCTTATCTCCCCACCGTCAACCGAGAAAATAGACGCTTAATAGCCAACCGCTACGGCGTAGAAGTCCCCCCACCAGGAGAAAGTTTTTGGGACTGGCTAGAACTCCACCCAGAAATCCCAATCATCATTACAGAAGGCGGTAAAAAATCCTTATGCCTGTTATCACAGGGATTTGTAGCCATTGCCCTTTACGGAATTAACGGCGGCTACCGCAGCAAGGATTTACTAGGCAATCCTGTCAAGCCCTACCTAATCCCAGACATAGCACGATTTGCTGTTAAGGGGAGAAAAATTACCCTCGCCTTTGACCAAGACACCAATACTCTAACCCAGAGACGGGTTAACGCTGCGACTTTCCGCTTTAGCCGATTACTGACTGCCGCAGGATCAATAGTTGATATCGCCATCTGGGACGGTCAAAAAGGACTGTGTAAAGGCGTTGATGACCTGATAGTAACGAAAAGTGTGGCTGCTTGGTCAACCGCCTTAAACCAAGCCCTTTCAGTAACACATTGGCAGTTGTGGCAACGCTTAGAAAATCGGTTAACTTACGAACCCTCATTAAAAGTGACCACAGCCGACTTATCGACCTTGGAGATCAAAGACTTACCCCAGTCAGGAATTATTGCCCTTAACTCAGGCAAAGGCACTGGTAAAACTAAGTTTATGGCCAAAACTACAGCGCATTCTCCGAAGTTATTAGCACCGAGTCACAGAATTGCGCTCGTACAGAATTTATGTGCCAGGGCAGATTTAGATTACCGAGGTGACTTAGATAAAGTCAACGGCAATTTTATCAAAGGAGGAGCTTACAGTTTCCGAATTGGTTTCTGTGTTGATTCACTCCTAGCTATCGACCCGAAAAAATTTGCTGGTTGTGACTTAATGATTGATGAAATTGTCCAAGTTGTTCGTCACTTACTAACTTCTAGCACCTGTGATAAAGACGGGAAACGTCCAGCATTACTAGCGAGATTTGCAGAATTAATTAGAGTCGCCCGGAGGATTATTGTTGCTGACGCTGATTTAAACAACCCAACCCTAAATTACCTCTGGGAACTCCGACAAAACCCAGATCCAATCTACTTAATTTATAACGACTATCAACCCAAACCCTACCACGTCACATTTATTCAAGCCAAAGATAAATCAGCAGTTATAAACGAGTTAATCCAAAATGCACGGAACATCGAGCAAGGTAAGGCGCTATATGTCACCACAGATAGCAAAGCCACCAGCAAGACAACAGCGCGACTCCTACAAAAAGAAATTCCTGGTATTAGAATCCTGCTGGTTAACTCAGAAACCAGTGGCAATCCAGACGAAAAAAGGTTTTTGAAAAATCCCGATGCAGTATTAGCTTCAGGATTATATGACGTAATTATTTGTTCTCCCACAGTCGCCACCGGAGTCAGCATAGAAATTCCAGATTTTATCGAGAAAGTCTATGGAATTTTCACCGGGGCATCATCCACCGACGCTGATATGTCCCAATCCTTAATTCGCGTGCGAGACAACGTAGACCGCATAGTTTGGTGTGCCAAACGTGGGACAAATTACTGTAAAGTTTCTCGCTCCAGTAATTATCTAGAAATTAAAGCACAATTACAACAGAGAACAGATGCCACAGTCAGCTTAGTCCGCTCCAACCTCAGACCAGATATTGTTGAAGGTATTGCTAATTTCGATTGGCAATCAAACCCTCATGTTAATCTCTATGCCCGAATTAGTGCCGAGCAGAATTATTCGATGATGAATCTCTCTGATGCACTGCTAATTCGACTCAGACATGAAGGGCATCAGATTACAATTGATAATCGAGAATCGGATAAAGCTGTCAAACTGTTACTAAAGTCAGCCAAAGACGAAATCAAACAAATTGAAGCCAAAGACATAGTAGCCGCCGCCGATTTAACTTATCCAGAAATAGCCCTCTTGGAATCCCAAGAAGCAGTTTCACCAGAAGATGCACTAGCAATTAGAAAATATTATCTGAAAGATTTCTACTGCCTAGACGAGCTAACTCTAGAAGATGTACTTTGGGACAAAGAGGGCAGACGACGCGGGGAACTGCTCAACTTAGAAGCGCAACTTTATCCCGAATTAGGACTTGATAGAACGGCCAAATCATTAGAGAAACAAGCTAATTGGAATCAAGCTGTTTGCCCGTGGGATATTTCCGGTACTGCACTGCGGCGACAGATGCGAGAAGCATTTGGATTAAACGACTTTTTAGATCCAAACAAAGAATGGACTAAAGCTGACCTCAAACCCTACGCCGACAAGATTCGTCTCTATGCCTCAGAAATATACCACCATCTCAACCGCACCATCAGCGACAAAATGAGTGATGTTCAGGTTGTGCATCAGATGTTATCGCAGTTGGGAATCAAAGCGACATTTCGCTGGTCGAGGTTTGAGCCGGGGTTTGAGAAGCAAAAAATTAAAGTCTATCGGCTTGAGCCTGAAACTTGGTCTAACCTGATGTCCATATTAGTTAAACGTGCTGCACGACGCGAAAGGCTGAATAATCTTGGTGAGTCTGATGGATCATCTATGTCTTTTAATACTCAAAATGATTTAGGAGATCCAAATCAACATCACCCTAAATCCCTTATAGAAACCCTAATTGGGCAAGTATGTACAGTCAGAGGAGATGTAGACCAGTTTTTAGTACAGAGCAAAACATTAGATAGTAGAGCCAGATGTCAGAACTTAACCAACAATACAGTCGTTTTGTTGCCGTTCACTGAACTGACACTAGTAGATAAGGACTGA
- a CDS encoding GrpB family protein — protein MDEIEIVEYDPCWPTLFEEEAARILAALGNDKVIVIEHFGSTAIPGLAAKPVIDLMVGVHSIEAAKPIIPLLEALEYIYWPDDPRPGRMFFVKGMPPYGKRRTHHVHVVEAYSEFWERLLFRDYLLTHPEEAKRYEVLKRNLAERFQKDREGYTNGKSIYIQMVLEKARHEQIL, from the coding sequence ATGGATGAAATAGAAATTGTTGAATATGACCCATGTTGGCCAACTCTGTTTGAAGAGGAAGCAGCAAGGATTCTTGCTGCACTAGGAAATGATAAGGTAATTGTAATAGAACATTTCGGTAGCACTGCAATTCCAGGTCTCGCTGCCAAGCCTGTTATTGATTTGATGGTTGGAGTACATTCCATTGAGGCTGCCAAACCAATTATTCCGTTACTAGAAGCCCTAGAATACATTTACTGGCCAGACGATCCACGACCTGGGCGTATGTTTTTCGTTAAAGGAATGCCTCCTTACGGTAAGCGAAGAACCCATCATGTTCATGTGGTAGAGGCGTATAGTGAATTTTGGGAACGTTTGTTGTTTCGTGACTATCTGCTTACACATCCAGAAGAAGCAAAACGGTATGAGGTGTTAAAACGTAATTTAGCAGAGCGTTTCCAAAAAGACCGTGAGGGATATACGAATGGAAAAAGCATTTATATTCAGATGGTTCTAGAGAAAGCACGGCACGAGCAAATTTTGTAG
- a CDS encoding plasmid mobilization protein, whose product MRPKLSKNLLRTKTLEARVNAIEHEMIKLKAQDAGLSIAELTRRSVLLKPLPKRLSKITLATYRELVRIGSNINQLTRATNTAIKMGLRPPADPEQLEQLRNLLQQIGRELSQIETEITDDDDIESDGDSEDWE is encoded by the coding sequence ATGCGCCCGAAACTGTCAAAAAACCTGCTTCGTACTAAGACATTAGAAGCTCGTGTCAACGCAATCGAACACGAGATGATTAAGTTGAAAGCACAAGACGCGGGACTAAGCATAGCTGAATTAACTAGACGCAGTGTTTTACTAAAACCACTGCCCAAACGACTGAGCAAAATAACCCTAGCTACTTACCGAGAATTAGTCCGCATCGGCAGCAATATTAATCAACTCACCAGAGCCACCAACACAGCTATTAAAATGGGACTGCGACCACCAGCAGATCCAGAACAATTAGAACAACTGCGAAACCTCTTGCAACAAATTGGTCGGGAACTGTCCCAAATCGAAACTGAAATTACTGATGACGATGACATAGAATCTGATGGTGATTCGGAAGACTGGGAGTAA
- a CDS encoding relaxase/mobilization nuclease domain-containing protein: MIGNQTKGKSFRGLLEYLENKEESSLIGGNMFGTNARELAREFRLSRQLNPEAEKVVHHVSLSLSPGEQLDNDTWCEVADKYMNAMGYTANQYAIYRHSDRNHDHIHICASRISLDDGKITRDSWEYVRSEKIIRQLELEYGLQQTLNSKEKLSRAPSVGQQQRFEREQLEYEQGERNTPPQQPIKTQLIELIDRATVDKPTMPQLIERLQLLGVEVRHGLTRNGKSKGISYSWNDQKFSGTSLGPAYTFPGLQKHRGIDYQPERDDEPINELLLKPVKPLPVEQLEKLFQDIEHKQQQPQFTPPPEDLALWPKLYKYLNEKRGIPHSFIERLHNHNLLYIDEQKQILFIKRNLDGEKTGALVWSNPGHNHHTIEYDQNASTPYGWFHINLGQNPQQEIKNVFLCSSPIDAVSVGVYVLAKTGALPSMRTMFMVADDPNNLPLEFLKNCYRVVLAFNNDEQGDKTASAVLELLPNGKRFKPTYPDWNQELKAHFYEAELERERQSRSRGFSL, from the coding sequence ATGATTGGCAACCAAACCAAAGGTAAAAGCTTTCGTGGACTCCTTGAATATCTTGAAAACAAAGAGGAGTCATCCTTAATTGGCGGCAATATGTTTGGCACAAATGCCAGAGAGTTAGCCAGAGAATTCCGACTGTCTCGACAACTTAATCCAGAAGCAGAAAAAGTAGTTCATCATGTTTCGCTTTCACTAAGCCCAGGCGAACAGCTAGACAATGATACTTGGTGCGAGGTTGCCGACAAGTACATGAATGCAATGGGTTACACAGCTAACCAATATGCCATCTACCGCCACAGCGATCGCAACCACGACCATATACACATTTGCGCCAGCAGAATCAGTTTGGACGACGGCAAGATTACCCGCGATAGCTGGGAGTATGTGCGCTCTGAAAAAATCATTCGCCAGCTAGAACTAGAATATGGGTTACAGCAGACCCTCAATAGCAAGGAGAAACTGAGCCGCGCTCCCAGTGTAGGGCAACAGCAACGATTTGAGAGAGAACAACTAGAATACGAGCAGGGTGAGAGAAACACGCCGCCACAACAGCCAATCAAGACTCAGTTAATTGAATTAATCGACCGCGCCACAGTAGATAAACCGACTATGCCCCAACTAATAGAACGATTGCAACTGTTGGGTGTGGAGGTACGTCATGGGCTAACACGCAACGGTAAGAGTAAAGGCATCTCGTATTCCTGGAATGATCAAAAATTTAGCGGTACTTCCTTGGGGCCTGCCTATACCTTCCCTGGACTGCAAAAACATCGTGGCATTGACTACCAACCAGAACGTGATGATGAGCCGATTAACGAATTGCTGCTCAAACCTGTTAAACCACTCCCAGTTGAGCAGTTAGAAAAACTCTTTCAAGATATTGAACACAAACAGCAACAGCCCCAGTTTACTCCACCACCAGAGGATCTAGCTCTGTGGCCAAAATTGTATAAATACTTGAATGAGAAACGCGGTATACCACATTCTTTTATTGAAAGATTACACAACCACAATTTGCTTTACATCGATGAGCAAAAGCAGATTTTATTTATCAAACGTAATCTGGATGGCGAAAAAACAGGTGCATTAGTTTGGTCAAACCCCGGACATAATCATCACACTATTGAGTATGACCAAAACGCCTCTACACCTTATGGTTGGTTTCATATAAATTTGGGGCAGAATCCACAACAAGAAATTAAAAACGTCTTCTTATGTTCTTCACCAATTGACGCGGTGTCAGTAGGCGTGTATGTCCTAGCCAAAACTGGAGCGTTACCATCGATGAGAACAATGTTTATGGTAGCTGATGACCCGAACAATTTACCTTTGGAATTTCTCAAAAATTGCTATAGGGTAGTTCTGGCATTCAATAACGATGAGCAGGGGGATAAAACTGCTAGTGCAGTATTAGAATTGTTGCCGAATGGTAAAAGATTTAAACCGACTTATCCTGATTGGAATCAGGAATTAAAAGCTCATTTTTATGAAGCGGAACTTGAACGCGAACGGCAGTCGCGTAGTCGTGGTTTTAGTCTGTGA
- a CDS encoding pentapeptide repeat-containing protein has translation MDGEELRRRYTAGERDFSGLNLRGANISGSEPMEDVFINIDLSGINLSGANLTDTILAGANLTDANLSSANLTRAHLGQCILVRANLSGANLTKAYLSAVEFMDTDMSGAELRSASIIQTQLGNTNMTGVKHAANVDWTGTTVYGLVLEDGTVIDSDHDW, from the coding sequence ATGGACGGAGAAGAACTGCGGAGACGATACACTGCTGGCGAAAGAGATTTTAGCGGTCTCAATCTCAGGGGCGCTAATATCAGCGGTTCCGAACCAATGGAAGATGTTTTTATTAATATTGACTTGAGTGGAATCAATTTGAGTGGAGCTAACTTGACTGATACTATCTTGGCTGGTGCTAATCTTACTGATGCCAATTTGAGTAGCGCCAATCTGACTCGTGCCCACTTGGGCCAGTGCATTCTTGTTCGTGCTAATTTGAGTGGAGCCAATTTGACTAAAGCTTATCTGAGCGCTGTTGAGTTCATGGATACCGACATGAGTGGTGCTGAATTGCGCTCCGCTTCTATCATCCAAACTCAACTGGGTAACACCAATATGACTGGTGTCAAGCACGCGGCTAATGTTGACTGGACTGGCACTACTGTCTACGGTCTTGTCTTGGAGGATGGAACCGTTATCGATTCCGATCACGACTGGTGA